ttaaaatattttttttttttattgcccgCATGATTGCATTTAATCACGACCTGTTCAACTTGGCGGCAAGTGCAAAAAGGCTAAAGGAATTTACATTTAGGTCGTTGTCGCGACAATGATTGATAGcatcaacttttttaaattctagattaaaaaaaaaatatgaaattaaattttattcaaaaaaatttttaaaaattcaaattcttacCAATGACGTTGGATAGCTTCCGAAGAAGCTTGCAAACAATAAACAGAATATCAAACTTTCATATCacgtttgataaaaaattaagtaattaattaattaatcaactgattgattgattggattttttaattgtcaagtaaatataataaatataatattttgcgCAGTCTTGGATCGATTAAGATAATAGCACTTGGTAGCAAAGAGAAGTTGGATAGATGGTAGCAAACAGATTagaataaaacttaaaacagGAGCAGGAGCAAGAGACCACCAGGTATACAATCCGCTCGTGTCGAGTCACGGTGAAGAACTGGCCAGCGGCCGGCGGATTTACACACCACGAAACGTTTGAAATTTAGCTACGTCGTAAAAGTATCGTCCAGTTACTACGACCCTTCCTTCCATTGTACTAAAACCTGACGTACAATACCACCAGCAGCAATAACACCAACAACATTACCAGTATGCTCAGGTGTTTAATGTCCAGAACATGCTCTCCCTAGATATCGATTTGTACGCAGGATCATTTTAACTTTTCAGTAACTccttgactatttttttttcaccctcaataaaaacaaaagtaatactatttttattataacaaattacCGTAACTTGTCAaagtaaaagtttatttaatttaccgtAGAgatgaaagttaaaaatggtctctaatttttcactttttttttattataaaaataaatgtacgtgattaagtttaaatattccTATTTAAAACCTTTAGGACGTCCTTCGCGTTTAACATTTTGACCgacatacatttatttaaaagtctgACCTCATAAGATCATCAGCTGAAGATTATCTTTGATTATAAACTTGTAGTTATTCGCTGAGGATTTGTTGGTTCATTATTTAACAAATgcaacataaatttatttgctcgCAATAAAACTCTCTAGAAAGTTTTGATATGCTGCTGTGCACATGGTCTCAGTAATTCGTTATtacaaaagttgtaaaaaataaattgttagtcTTGGTAATAAAACTATAATGCATCAtataatataacatatatataatagtttacagatagataaaaaatgaaaaattcgatgGCTCACGCGGTCATTGAAATCGctgaatagatttttttttaataaaatagaacaCGTAGGTGATAAAGTAGTTACTGTAcgcatgaaaatattttaacaattgtAGTAATGCGTGATAGGAAATGCTAATGATTTTGGGAAGTGATCTTGCCGGATGATTGTCATGATGGCAACGCTCTGTTGCTTGTACTattgacaatattttttttttatagaaacaaataaaaaaaataatttacgatTACTTAAtccttgaaaataattattgtactcattcaacttaaattatttagtgttgcagtgttaatttataattaagtaattatatataaattaaaattaaagagaTGAATAtacggtaaaaaatttgcggagtgaaaGCGGATTAAATATAGAGTGGATGActgcttttttatttaatttccttggaggaaattcactccgaaggggacggctgcccaatttcaaaacacagtaagagacaaatttttcaaaattaatttagtatttttagttccactgttttgaaattggcagCCGAGAGAGTGAATacagattgaaataaaatccagatcactgctaaaaaaaaaattctctatttactccgtattcGAAGtgatctttttaaataaaatctgtaatcacttccagtttttttacagtataaaaAGTATAGAGGTAGAGTGAATAGTAGACATGATATCAGAATATGCAAAGTAACGTCCGCATAGGTTTTGAGTCAAAGTGTGTTACAACCCGTTGTGGTAAGTTAAGACGGTCAAGCTGGGGTCGATAATCTTTCTCTCTTGGGTCAGTTAACGCTTGACACGCAAACCTGGGAGTTCGCAAACTTAAATGTTAATCTGTTTCGTCTAGTGTAGTCTTCTGAGactaaattgttattatttattttttctactagCGCAGGTCAATAAATATGtgtcctatttttttttctgcaaaaaaataaatatttttgtatatttaaaaattttatggttatttttattaatgatttattttatgatcatAGACTACTCAATGGTATCGTGTGATTGTAATGAGGGGGGATTGCCTCGCATGATTGTCGATGCAATCACAGAAATTGTTGCTGGCGAAACACGCAAGACTACCGTTGACTCCCGTTTTATCCGATACTTCTTTTGTTCTAAATCTTACTgcgaattattaaatactagtaatgagtaaaaaataatattaaagcGCACAATacttattctaataatttaaacttaagtGTGAACTTAAAGAGTAAATGATGATTGATGAGTTgaagttttgtaatttttttttaataattttttatttttaattagaagtAAAATACAGCTACCCAACTTATTCGTTTTCTTCAGAACGAATACGTGCGTTTGCGTTAGTTACTCGTATAGATAATTGTTGGGCACGTTCGACAATAGCCTTCCTCTTTTTACTGCTCACAGCATGTGCAATTTCTGCGCAAAATTTACGGTTTTGCATCATAAGCACTTCCAATTcctaagtaaaaaaaaataaatttcaaattagtATCATTCAAGAATTTACACTAACGTCTAATTATGATCCCAAAGTTAGCAAACAATCaacttctaaattttaatttttaacaaatcaattacataaaaaaaaaaattgcacatgtatcaaattaaaaaaaccatatctgcaattttcaaattttgtttttttttaaatcatttttaaaaaaattttaaaactatcagACGTCGACTAACTTCTGTATCATCTTCTATCCAGTtagtgaattaaattttttttttttacaaaattaaatgaagtAATAGATGTTTGCTGTCATTAAGGATCAGTTTTTCAAACcaggtttaaattattatcagtggTATATCTATATGTTATTAGTATATAATAGATATACTAGTAACAACTTAAGTCTGGACTAATAATAAACCCGGTTTAAAACACTGGTTCTAATTAAGTAGAGTCAATGATCAGAATAACagattaactaaaaataaactacCTTCACATTGTGGACAAGGACTTTTCGGAATCCTGTTGGTAGCATGTGTCTTGTTTTGGCATTGCTACCATAACCAATGTTTGGCATCAAGTACTGTCCCTTGAAACGTCTACGGACTCTGTTGTCAATACCTTTGGGTTTTCTCCAGTTACGCTAGAtaagattcaaataaataagactATTAGTACAAatgaaagtataaaaaaataacagcaacaaaattaaaatttaggtTATACCTTGAGTTTGTCATAGCGATCACTCTGATGTCTGACAAACTTCTTTGTCCTCTTCTTCACAATTGTTGGTCGATATGCTGGTTTGATTGCCATTTTATCGCTTCAAAGGAACCTGgaataatataaacaaaaatcacTTAAGTATAATTGCAGCAATATCTCCAATCAAAAATATCGTGAGCACTGagacataatttattattttagtaactatttttttaaaatcatgagcaatattgatgtaaaaataaagtttaagtaCTTAGATTTgtgattgataattttttatgttaattattataaagatttcaataaaatttatggatttaattttgtaattttataaacacgTACCGTTTCCTAAGCGATACAGAATGAAAAGGCATGAAAACGTTATGAAAATCGGGGGTACCAATTGAACACGAGTTGATGGTTAGAAAAATAAGTAACTAGACAGGGATTTAAGTCCCTTGATATTAAGCTCCGTACTCAATTCATCATCTGGTTGGTTCTGAAATCAAGGAGGGGGCAGTTTCTAAATACTTTTGATTggttcttttttaatttcataccaagataattattattgaatttaacagaattatttataaaattttttaaataattgaatttgaaagctaaataaaattataaattatcaattatgtttatgattaaaataatatgtgggtataatttaattttcaaatgaaattacataaaaaacaatatgaaaatgtaaactgagaatttttaaaaaattgaactttgTTCGATGCATccagaaataatatttataaatagaataaaatgtttgatgtgatttttaattaccaattaataaattttcttggcaAGTTCAATTTGTTGTTCGtggcaaattttattttccatacaTTTACGTTTCCTGTTGAACTCTGCTCTAGATGATGaaattgatgaataatttataatttttatttagaaataatatttcaatttgaaaAGATTTTGGCTtttatgaatttgaatttttaaattttaaatgaatattcttTGTGGTTTCTGTTTTCAATTGAACAAGAGGATTACAAATatgtatagaaaatataaaaaaaaattaattaatcgagtAAAATCACAAAGTATTCATATATTAGTGATAAATAGTAAGATTGATATTTGGCCATGAAGTTGAAACTTCTTACGGTCATCAAAAaccaaaatacaaaaaaaaaatacaatataatatacacTTTGTATGGAgaatatatttgtatagatAGTATACTTAGTTTCCATAACAATTGTTATCCTTTTACTGTTTCTATGgattttttcagaaaagtttcTATGCATTTTCCCTGATTGTAAAAGTAAGGCGTCTGCTTTAAGATGAGGGTACAGTCATACGATGTATAGTACGGAGGGTAGGGGTAACTGTATGAAAATACTTTTCTTTTTGACGTGTCAGCCGAAGAGTATagtccatatttttttaaacgtcaGATTTTAGTTTTTTGCTGATCATCctcaaaattcttgaaaatGGTTCCGGTTACACCGACTAAAAGTACtgaagaaattcaaaaaattactcccCCAAGTGATCTGAGACAGTCGGAAAATACATCACAAGTAAGAGATCTATTTATATAacttaatttagtaattatgtattaaattaactaataaaagaTTTTACTAGGACGCTGCTCCAAGATCCGGCGATGGCGATGCAAGACCTGAAGTTTCGGatgtaaaataacatttttattatttactttatgaTTAATACAGAGCACAAAGGAagctaattattaaaagataCAATGGACAGTCTTACAGGTCAGAAGAACTATCAGCGTCAACGGCTGATGTCTCTGATGATTTGGATGATAAAAGCCATCTTTCAAAGtcggaattatttaaaagctgTGAATCCGAGATGAGGGAGCAAGTTCTCTCAATGTTCAACAATGAAATAGAACTTAAGGGATCTTTTAATAGAATTAAGaatgaattaattgaattcCTCCCAGCATTTTTGTTGGATCAACAAATCAGTACTTTAGTGGAGTTGTCAACCAAAAGTGATccgaccaaaaaaaataaaacgtttgcggaaattttcaatccaagtgaaaattatttgtcttttttaaatgtatgtattctatataaaaatttaaaaaatttattcaggttaattattt
This genomic window from Microplitis demolitor isolate Queensland-Clemson2020A chromosome 6, iyMicDemo2.1a, whole genome shotgun sequence contains:
- the LOC103572830 gene encoding 60S ribosomal protein L32, whose product is MAIKPAYRPTIVKKRTKKFVRHQSDRYDKLKRNWRKPKGIDNRVRRRFKGQYLMPNIGYGSNAKTRHMLPTGFRKVLVHNVKELEVLMMQNRKFCAEIAHAVSSKKRKAIVERAQQLSIRVTNANARIRSEENE
- the LOC103574033 gene encoding uncharacterized protein LOC103574033 yields the protein MVPVTPTKSTEEIQKITPPSDLRQSENTSQDAAPRSGDGDARPEVSDSYRSEELSASTADVSDDLDDKSHLSKSELFKSCESEMREQVLSMFNNEIELKGSFNRIKNELIEFLPAFLLDQQISTLVELSTKSDPTKKNKTFAEIFNPSENYLSFLNKETRAVSHRKTTHDNNEVPAHENDDESDHSMEGLKSVEDTMRGFILPMFTNDKIDEPFNEIKNTLIEKLPAFLVDQLAKALVQLSSKNEPTNRKRTLEDLLKPSAEYLFYSKNLFLVPSSNLHDFNQEATTPIASKIKEK